CTGGCGCTACCGGCGCTGGGAACACCGGGTACTGCGCCAACCCACTGAACTGGTAGCGGTCAGCAGCCACGACGCCGAGCTCATCGCCCAGGTCAGCGGGCGCCCGGTGAACGTGGTAGTCAGTGGCGTGGATTGCGACTTCTATCAGCAGGTGCAACCCTCGCTGCACAGCCAGCGCCTGCTGTTTGTCGGCAATTTCGAGTACGGCTCAAACCTTGAGGCCATCGAATGGGCGCTGGAAGAGATCATGCCGCAGGTGTGGATGAGTAACCCTGCGGTGCGCCTGGCCATTGCCGGCCACGCCCTGCCCGCCAGCTGGAAGCTGCACTGGAACGACCCACGCATCGAGTGGATCGGCTACCGCCCTGACCTGCGCGAGGTGCAGCGGCGCTCGGCACTGTTCTTCGCCCCGCTGCGGTATAGCGGGGGCCCCAAGGTGAAGCTGCTTGAAGCGATGGCCGCCGGGCTGCCGGTCATCACCACCAGCAAGGGTGTTTCAGGGCTGGCCGTGAACAACGGCGAGCACTACCTGGGCAGTGACGATGGCGACCAGTTGGCGCTACTGATCACCCAACTGCTCAACCAACCCTGGCGCATGGCCCAGTTGAGCGAGGCCGGGCGGCAATTCGCCCGTCAGCGCCACGACTGGAACATCGCCGCCCAGCAACTGGAAAACGTGCACATGCGCCTCAACCAGGCACAGCCCGCCGAGGCTACTCAATTGGCGGGCGGCTGGTTCGGTCGGTCAGCCAAGTAGCTCGCTGAACGGGATGAACGGCACGCTGTCGCCCTGCTTCGGCGTGCTGCCTTCGCGCACCTCCACCAACCCTTCGGCCCAGGCTGCACTGCGCAGTACGCCCGAGCTCTGGTTCTTGTAGATGCGCACCTGGCCCTGCTCGATCCGCGCACGCAGGTACTCGCGCCGCTTACCTGCCTTGGGCCAGTCGAAGCCTGCCGGCATGTCGAAGCGCAGCGGCGTGACATCAGCCACGCCCTGGCGCCGCAACAGGTACGGCCGGGTCAGCAGACCGAACGTGACCAACGTGGAGGCTGGGTTGCCCGGCAGGCCGATCACCGGCACACCGCAAAAATGCCCGAAGGTCAGCGGCTTGCCCGGCTTGATCGCCAACTTCCACAAGGCCAGTTCGCCGGCTTCGCGCAGGGCGGCCCCGAGGTAATCGGCCTCGCCGACGGAGACGCCGCCGGTGGACAGGATCAGGTCGACATCGCCCAGCGCCGCCAAGCATTCGCGGGTGCGCGCCAGGTCATCGGGCAAAATCCCCGCATCCCGAACTTCGCACCCCAAGCGCTGCAACCAGCTGACCAGCAAGCGGCGGTTGCTGTTGTAGATCTGCCCTGGCCCCAAAGGCAGGCCAGGCTCGATCAGTTCGTCACCGGTAGACAGCACCGCCACACGCACCTTGCGCACCACGTCCAGGCGAGCCTGACCGAGGGTCGCGGCCAAACCCAGCTCGATCGGCCCCAGGCGTGTGCCGGCGCTCATCACCTGCTCGCCCTGACGCGTTTCCTGGCCTTGCGGACGAATGTTCTGATCGACCTTGAGCGGCTCACGGAAACGCACCCGGCCGTCGTCCAACACGTCGGCGTTCTCCTGCATTTCAACGCAGTCGGCGCCAGCCGGCACCGGCGCGCCGGTGAAGATGCGTGCGCACGTACCCGGCTGCAGCGGCTGCGGCG
The sequence above is drawn from the Pseudomonas putida genome and encodes:
- the glp gene encoding gephyrin-like molybdotransferase Glp; the protein is MPVEDVLQRLLALAEAAPIRETEHVPLAEADGRVLASDLVASLDLPPWPNSAMDGYALRLADWHGEPLPVSQRIFAGHAPQPLQPGTCARIFTGAPVPAGADCVEMQENADVLDDGRVRFREPLKVDQNIRPQGQETRQGEQVMSAGTRLGPIELGLAATLGQARLDVVRKVRVAVLSTGDELIEPGLPLGPGQIYNSNRRLLVSWLQRLGCEVRDAGILPDDLARTRECLAALGDVDLILSTGGVSVGEADYLGAALREAGELALWKLAIKPGKPLTFGHFCGVPVIGLPGNPASTLVTFGLLTRPYLLRRQGVADVTPLRFDMPAGFDWPKAGKRREYLRARIEQGQVRIYKNQSSGVLRSAAWAEGLVEVREGSTPKQGDSVPFIPFSELLG
- a CDS encoding glycosyltransferase family 4 protein yields the protein MRILWTLPYLPWPTTSGSKTRQYHLMRALAQRGHRITLLVQSKIPLSDTAREALEPLVERLIVLPRRALHSPLNLLASPIIDYPMRAIINGLAPCLRHRFEQLLDEPWDVIQIEHSYSFQPFEKALQARGLPFMLSEHTLESVMGGACHDRLPLWLRPLNAFDRWRYRRWEHRVLRQPTELVAVSSHDAELIAQVSGRPVNVVVSGVDCDFYQQVQPSLHSQRLLFVGNFEYGSNLEAIEWALEEIMPQVWMSNPAVRLAIAGHALPASWKLHWNDPRIEWIGYRPDLREVQRRSALFFAPLRYSGGPKVKLLEAMAAGLPVITTSKGVSGLAVNNGEHYLGSDDGDQLALLITQLLNQPWRMAQLSEAGRQFARQRHDWNIAAQQLENVHMRLNQAQPAEATQLAGGWFGRSAK